In the Sediminitomix flava genome, one interval contains:
- the sdaAA gene encoding L-serine ammonia-lyase, iron-sulfur-dependent, subunit alpha: MAILFDSFIEWKTYCEEKQRELFKPVVAYEMVEKEASQEDILAGLAKAYSVMKDAVKTGLTDDMTSVSGMVQNSGKKVYNSPITVLSPEFQKLIARALAAKEVNSCMGRVVAAPTAGASGIMPGVLVTLQELHNLPDEKMHEALLVAAGIALIMEKKSGIAGAVGGCQAETGTAAAMSAGAIVYALGGNIDQVFNAVAITVQCMLGLVCDPVAGLVEVPCIVRNASAAAIANSSAQIALASVDAIIPVDECVDAMGEVGASMEDRYKETALGGLAATPTGKAISKRVLISDIDILDSDH, encoded by the coding sequence ATGGCTATTTTATTTGATTCATTTATTGAATGGAAAACCTACTGTGAGGAAAAACAACGTGAGCTATTTAAACCTGTTGTAGCCTATGAAATGGTCGAGAAAGAAGCTAGTCAAGAAGACATTCTTGCTGGTTTAGCAAAAGCTTACTCGGTCATGAAAGATGCAGTAAAAACAGGACTCACAGATGATATGACTTCTGTATCTGGAATGGTACAAAATTCAGGTAAAAAAGTATACAACAGTCCCATCACTGTTTTATCACCCGAATTCCAAAAATTAATTGCTAGAGCTCTTGCGGCCAAAGAAGTAAACTCTTGTATGGGACGTGTAGTAGCTGCCCCCACTGCTGGTGCTTCTGGTATAATGCCAGGCGTACTTGTCACGCTACAAGAATTACATAATCTTCCCGATGAAAAAATGCACGAAGCCTTATTAGTTGCTGCTGGTATTGCATTGATTATGGAGAAAAAATCAGGCATTGCAGGTGCAGTAGGTGGTTGCCAAGCCGAAACAGGAACTGCAGCGGCAATGTCTGCTGGAGCCATTGTTTATGCTTTGGGCGGAAACATTGACCAAGTTTTCAATGCAGTTGCAATTACCGTACAGTGTATGCTTGGTTTGGTATGTGACCCTGTGGCCGGCCTTGTGGAAGTACCTTGTATTGTCAGAAATGCAAGTGCTGCTGCTATTGCCAACTCTTCTGCTCAAATTGCATTGGCTAGTGTAGATGCCATCATTCCTGTAGATGAATGTGTAGATGCCATGGGAGAAGTTGGCGCAAGTATGGAAGATCGTTACAAAGAAACTGCACTTGGAGGGTTAGCGGCTACTCCTACGGGAAAAGCCATTTCAAAGAGAGTCTTAATCTCAGATATTGATATTCTAGACTCAGACCATTAA
- a CDS encoding lytic transglycosylase domain-containing protein, whose translation MSSIKKAFLVILLLVVGGEAAVYAQDYSWEDSVYTVQAPEGYVFPMSEDEVVEAATSAPGWDEYADLGFDPDKAIILDDFIRNDGYIPRVSNEVLEERLKAVEGDIPLTFNNNVRMFIDYFSVKKRGYTLEIMQRTNMYFPTFERILNEVGVPEELKYLSIIESALKPVALSRVGAKGLWQFMPATGRSYGLKMNYYVDERMDPEKSTRAAAKYLKYLHDYFGDWELAIAAYNCGPGNIRKAQRRTGKFHFWDIYHKLPRETRGYLPQFVAMLYVLNYTEEHNLFQDNPNYEIPAAEIFVSQSVDLSKLASEIKVCKEDLYLLNPELRLKFVPKSAKNYALNIPAARVENFEENRASILKNVKYTGSRELDGEGMFYHRVRSGDNLGKIARMYGVKIWQIKDWNGLSGSMIRIGQKLRIYGRGYTPSKAKTASSSSSTSSKPKPVSVSTNGTHTVKSGESLYVIAKAYGMTIEQLKSANGLTSSKIRPGQKLKVSKGSTTAKSSNTSNSTSKASASSANMHTVKSGDSLWSIAKKYATTVSQLKKLNNLKSDKLSLGQKLKVK comes from the coding sequence ATGAGTTCAATCAAAAAAGCCTTTTTAGTAATCCTACTATTAGTAGTTGGGGGAGAAGCTGCAGTTTATGCACAAGATTATAGTTGGGAAGACAGTGTCTATACTGTTCAGGCTCCCGAGGGGTATGTTTTTCCGATGTCGGAAGATGAAGTAGTGGAAGCTGCTACATCGGCTCCGGGTTGGGATGAATATGCCGACTTGGGTTTTGATCCAGATAAAGCAATTATTCTCGATGATTTCATCAGAAATGATGGATATATTCCTAGAGTTTCCAATGAAGTTTTAGAAGAGCGTTTGAAAGCTGTAGAAGGCGATATTCCGCTAACATTCAACAACAATGTTAGAATGTTCATCGATTATTTTTCGGTGAAGAAAAGAGGATATACGCTTGAAATTATGCAGCGTACAAATATGTATTTCCCAACTTTCGAACGAATCTTAAATGAAGTAGGTGTTCCGGAAGAGTTGAAATATTTATCCATTATTGAGTCTGCACTTAAGCCTGTGGCCTTGTCTCGTGTTGGGGCAAAAGGTTTGTGGCAGTTTATGCCTGCAACAGGTAGAAGTTATGGCTTAAAGATGAATTACTACGTAGACGAAAGAATGGACCCAGAAAAGTCTACAAGAGCAGCTGCCAAATACTTGAAGTATCTTCATGATTACTTTGGTGATTGGGAGTTGGCGATTGCAGCTTATAACTGTGGACCTGGAAATATTAGAAAAGCACAGCGTAGAACTGGTAAATTCCATTTCTGGGATATTTATCACAAGTTGCCAAGAGAAACAAGAGGGTATTTACCTCAGTTTGTGGCTATGCTTTATGTTTTGAATTACACAGAAGAACATAACTTATTCCAAGATAATCCGAACTATGAAATTCCTGCAGCTGAAATATTTGTCAGTCAGTCGGTTGATTTGTCAAAATTAGCTTCAGAAATCAAGGTTTGTAAAGAAGATTTGTATTTGCTGAATCCTGAGCTTCGTTTGAAGTTTGTCCCGAAATCAGCAAAGAACTATGCATTGAATATTCCTGCGGCAAGAGTTGAAAACTTTGAAGAAAACAGAGCCTCAATTCTGAAAAATGTAAAATACACAGGTAGCAGAGAATTGGATGGCGAAGGAATGTTCTACCACAGAGTTAGAAGTGGAGACAACCTTGGTAAGATTGCTCGTATGTACGGGGTGAAAATCTGGCAAATCAAGGATTGGAACGGTTTGAGTGGTAGTATGATCCGTATCGGTCAGAAATTAAGAATCTACGGTAGAGGATATACTCCTTCAAAGGCAAAAACAGCTAGTTCATCTTCTTCTACATCTTCAAAACCAAAACCTGTATCAGTAAGTACGAATGGAACACATACAGTAAAATCGGGAGAATCTTTATATGTAATTGCGAAAGCTTACGGAATGACTATCGAGCAATTGAAGTCAGCAAATGGTTTGACGAGCAGTAAAATTCGTCCGGGACAAAAGTTGAAGGTTTCTAAAGGAAGTACCACTGCCAAATCGAGCAATACTTCTAATTCAACTTCAAAAGCATCTGCATCTTCAGCGAATATGCATACTGTGAAGTCAGGGGATTCTCTTTGGAGTATCGCAAAGAAATATGCCACAACCGTGTCTCAATTGAAAAAGTTGAATAACTTGAAGTCTGATAAGTTGAGCCTAGGGCAAAAACTTAAAGTCAAATAG
- a CDS encoding metal-dependent hydrolase family protein → MLPIRLLGVCLLSLFSYQALAQETYIFCGKLIDGKSDKVRNEVTLIVDGNRLKEIKNGFVDAPDSVKVVDLSSNTVMPGLMDMHVHLEMEFNKAAYLNRYTKNEADIAFFSVVNAEKTLMAGFTTVRDLGGTGVNTSLRKAIDGGLVKGPRVFSAGKSIATTGGHADPTNGAKAALMGDPGPKEGVINGADEARKAVRQRYKNGADVIKITATGGVLSVAKSSKAPQFNMEELKAIVEVANDYEMVTAAHAHGTEGMRRAVDAGINSIEHGTYMTDEVMELMKEKGTYYVPTITAGKEVTNKGKIMGFYPKIVVPKALEIGPKIQDTFSRAYKRGVKIAFGTDAGVFPHGLNGKEFGYMVEAGMPAMETIKSATMGAASLLRIEDELGSIEEGKLADIVAVEGDPLEDISVMENIVFVMKDGEIYKKPQFVE, encoded by the coding sequence ATGTTACCAATTCGATTATTGGGAGTATGCTTACTCTCACTTTTTTCATATCAAGCACTCGCTCAAGAAACTTATATTTTTTGCGGGAAACTGATAGATGGAAAATCAGATAAAGTCAGAAATGAAGTTACCCTGATTGTTGATGGAAACCGTTTGAAAGAAATCAAGAATGGTTTTGTAGATGCTCCAGATTCAGTAAAAGTAGTTGACCTTTCGAGCAATACGGTTATGCCAGGACTAATGGATATGCATGTTCATTTAGAAATGGAATTCAATAAAGCAGCCTATTTGAATCGTTACACTAAAAACGAAGCAGATATTGCTTTTTTCTCAGTTGTAAATGCAGAAAAAACATTGATGGCAGGTTTTACAACCGTAAGAGATTTGGGGGGAACAGGTGTAAATACATCGTTGCGTAAAGCGATTGATGGTGGTTTGGTTAAAGGACCGAGAGTTTTTAGTGCTGGTAAATCGATTGCGACAACAGGGGGACATGCAGATCCTACAAATGGAGCAAAAGCAGCTTTGATGGGAGACCCAGGACCAAAAGAAGGTGTAATCAATGGGGCTGATGAAGCTCGCAAAGCTGTGCGTCAACGTTATAAAAATGGAGCCGATGTAATCAAAATTACAGCAACAGGAGGAGTATTGAGTGTGGCAAAATCTAGTAAAGCACCACAGTTTAATATGGAGGAACTGAAGGCAATTGTAGAAGTGGCTAATGATTATGAAATGGTGACAGCTGCTCATGCGCATGGAACAGAAGGAATGAGAAGAGCTGTAGATGCTGGAATCAATTCTATAGAACATGGGACTTATATGACCGATGAAGTGATGGAATTGATGAAAGAAAAAGGAACATATTATGTCCCGACAATTACGGCAGGGAAAGAGGTGACTAACAAAGGGAAAATAATGGGCTTTTACCCAAAAATAGTCGTTCCAAAAGCTTTAGAGATCGGTCCTAAGATTCAAGATACTTTTTCAAGAGCTTATAAAAGAGGCGTGAAAATAGCCTTTGGTACAGACGCTGGAGTGTTTCCTCATGGGTTAAATGGAAAAGAGTTTGGTTATATGGTAGAAGCAGGTATGCCAGCTATGGAAACCATCAAGTCAGCAACAATGGGTGCTGCGAGTCTTTTGAGAATTGAAGATGAGCTAGGTTCTATTGAAGAAGGTAAGTTAGCGGATATTGTGGCTGTAGAAGGAGACCCTTTGGAAGATATTTCAGTAATGGAAAATATCGTCTTTGTGATGAAAGATGGGGAGATATATAAAAAGCCACAGTTTGTGGAATAG
- the gatA gene encoding Asp-tRNA(Asn)/Glu-tRNA(Gln) amidotransferase subunit GatA: protein MYGSYKEIREALSKQETTVKKLVDYHLQKIEESKHLNAFLEVYTDEALAAAALVDQKIADGTAGKLAGLVVGIKDVICHKDHGVQAASQILEGFESQFSATAIERLLAEDAVIIGRQNCDEFAMGSTNESSSFGPTLNNVDNERVPGGSSGASAVAVSADLCQISLGSDTGGSVRQPAAFTGVVGLKPTYSRISRWGLIAYASSFDTIGILSKNVADAALVLEVIAGEDEFDATVSRKGVPAYSQNLTLEEGKKLKVAYIKETVESEHLNADIKANTKAKIEALKAQGHEVVAVDFPLLEYLLPTYYILTTAEASTNLARFDGVHYGYRSDKSVDLESLYKQSRSEGFGREVQRRIMLGTFVLSASYYDAYFTKAQKVRRLIKEATEKIFEDYDFLLMPTTSTPPAKIGDYTEENVLEMYLGDIYTVQANVVGMPAISIPNGVDATGLPIGLQVMANKFEEEKMLAFSKYLSEL, encoded by the coding sequence GTGTACGGTTCATATAAAGAAATTCGTGAAGCGCTCTCTAAGCAAGAGACTACAGTCAAGAAATTAGTGGATTATCATCTGCAAAAAATTGAGGAAAGCAAACATTTGAATGCTTTCCTTGAAGTTTATACAGATGAAGCTTTGGCTGCTGCTGCGTTGGTAGATCAGAAAATTGCCGATGGCACTGCTGGGAAACTAGCAGGTCTGGTAGTGGGGATTAAAGATGTGATCTGTCATAAAGATCATGGAGTACAGGCAGCAAGTCAGATTTTGGAAGGTTTTGAGTCGCAGTTTTCAGCTACAGCTATCGAACGCTTGTTGGCAGAAGATGCGGTAATTATAGGACGTCAAAATTGTGATGAATTTGCAATGGGTTCAACCAATGAAAGTTCATCTTTTGGTCCAACACTAAATAATGTTGATAATGAGCGTGTACCGGGTGGTTCTTCGGGAGCTTCAGCGGTAGCTGTTTCAGCAGATTTGTGTCAAATTTCTTTAGGTTCTGATACCGGAGGTTCCGTAAGACAGCCTGCAGCATTTACGGGTGTTGTAGGATTAAAGCCAACCTATTCACGTATTTCTCGTTGGGGACTTATTGCATACGCATCATCCTTTGATACCATTGGGATTCTTTCTAAAAATGTAGCAGATGCGGCATTGGTGCTAGAAGTAATCGCAGGAGAAGATGAATTTGATGCTACAGTTTCTAGAAAAGGCGTACCTGCCTATTCGCAGAATCTTACCCTTGAAGAAGGAAAGAAATTGAAAGTAGCTTACATCAAAGAAACGGTAGAAAGTGAGCACTTAAATGCAGATATCAAAGCAAATACAAAAGCCAAGATTGAAGCACTTAAAGCCCAAGGGCATGAAGTAGTAGCTGTAGATTTTCCACTGTTGGAATATTTATTGCCTACTTATTATATCCTTACAACGGCTGAAGCAAGTACCAATCTTGCTCGTTTTGATGGGGTACATTATGGCTATCGAAGTGATAAATCCGTAGACCTTGAAAGTCTTTATAAGCAATCAAGATCAGAAGGATTTGGACGCGAAGTACAAAGAAGGATCATGTTAGGAACCTTCGTACTTAGTGCAAGTTACTATGATGCTTATTTTACAAAAGCACAAAAAGTACGTCGACTGATAAAGGAGGCTACTGAGAAAATATTTGAAGATTACGATTTCCTTTTAATGCCAACAACTTCTACACCTCCAGCCAAAATTGGAGATTACACAGAGGAGAATGTATTGGAAATGTATCTGGGAGATATTTATACTGTTCAAGCAAATGTGGTAGGAATGCCTGCTATTTCTATTCCTAACGGAGTAGATGCTACAGGTCTGCCAATTGGTTTGCAAGTAATGGCTAATAAGTTTGAGGAAGAAAAAATGTTGGCTTTCTCAAAATACCTTTCAGAACTCTAA
- a CDS encoding Sec-independent protein translocase subunit TatA/TatB yields MEVLSILLFGMPGGWEMVLIFLAILLLFGAKRIPELARGLGRGIREFKDAKDQLNQELEGGLKKDDSKPKE; encoded by the coding sequence ATGGAAGTTTTGTCAATTCTATTGTTCGGAATGCCAGGCGGATGGGAAATGGTATTAATCTTTTTAGCCATCCTTTTGTTGTTTGGTGCTAAGCGAATCCCAGAGCTAGCTAGAGGACTTGGTAGAGGTATCCGAGAATTCAAAGACGCAAAAGACCAACTTAATCAAGAGTTGGAAGGCGGTTTGAAAAAAGATGACTCTAAGCCAAAAGAATAA
- the pdhA gene encoding pyruvate dehydrogenase (acetyl-transferring) E1 component subunit alpha, which yields MSTEQVTKERTFSKETYMKWYEDMLLIRRFEEKCGQLYGQQKIKGFCHLYIGQEACAAGAVSALEEGDKYITAYRDHAHPLALGTNPDAVMAELYGKATGCSKGKGGSMHIFDKEVGFVGGHGIVGGQIPLGAGLAFGEKYNKTGKLCICYFGDGAIRQGAMHEAFNMAMTWKLPVIFVVENNGYAMGTSVARTSNVTELYQLGAAYDIPSRPVNGMDVQEVHIAVEEAAAYVREGKGPYFLEFRTYRYKGHSMSDPQKYRTKEEVAEYKKQDPIEQVKQIILEKEYATEDELKQLDKSLKARVMESVKFAEESPYPDAGEIYKDVYVEENYPFLETK from the coding sequence ATGTCAACTGAACAAGTAACAAAAGAAAGAACTTTCTCGAAAGAGACCTACATGAAGTGGTATGAGGATATGCTCCTTATCCGTCGTTTTGAAGAAAAGTGTGGACAGTTATATGGTCAGCAAAAGATCAAAGGTTTCTGTCACTTGTATATCGGACAAGAAGCTTGTGCTGCTGGTGCTGTTTCAGCGCTTGAGGAAGGTGATAAGTACATCACAGCTTATCGTGACCACGCACACCCACTTGCACTAGGTACTAACCCAGATGCTGTAATGGCTGAGCTTTACGGTAAAGCAACTGGTTGTTCGAAAGGTAAAGGTGGTTCTATGCACATCTTTGACAAAGAAGTTGGCTTCGTAGGTGGACACGGTATTGTTGGTGGACAAATTCCTTTAGGAGCAGGTCTTGCTTTTGGTGAAAAATATAACAAAACAGGAAAACTTTGTATCTGTTACTTTGGTGATGGTGCAATTCGTCAAGGTGCAATGCACGAGGCGTTCAACATGGCGATGACATGGAAACTTCCTGTAATCTTTGTAGTAGAGAACAACGGTTATGCAATGGGTACTTCAGTTGCTAGAACGTCAAACGTAACTGAATTGTATCAATTGGGTGCTGCTTATGATATTCCTTCAAGACCAGTAAACGGTATGGATGTACAAGAAGTACACATTGCTGTTGAGGAAGCTGCTGCATATGTAAGAGAAGGGAAAGGTCCTTATTTCTTGGAATTCAGAACTTACCGTTACAAAGGTCACTCAATGTCTGACCCTCAGAAATATAGAACGAAAGAAGAAGTTGCTGAATACAAGAAGCAAGATCCAATCGAGCAAGTAAAACAAATCATCTTGGAGAAAGAATATGCTACTGAAGATGAGTTGAAACAATTGGATAAGAGTCTTAAAGCAAGAGTAATGGAGTCAGTGAAATTTGCTGAAGAGTCTCCATACCCAGATGCAGGTGAGATCTATAAAGATGTTTATGTAGAAGAAAATTATCCTTTCTTGGAGACTAAATAA
- a CDS encoding sensor histidine kinase, with product MFVGISTIYLKVELSTLNTLIIIFQCVSFVLLFSEYTFRIGLYTLWFIPLFSFIYSWSGIVGSIQGGVASMIVSLIALIFIIRNRTQKLFVVAGLITYLIIAVALNNVFMLTAMTTAGGIFEILKFVLIFLVMTHIGVLLVYITNQIDSQSEKINENNKQLYIQTTKYEQLIKSIKEDYFLFSENTDGKLSYVSPSYFTVLGYDEVKTMDEIISEDEEVLRWIHTRNRLLKGTTDTVTLNFKVKSQKNEKGVSVLKVQQNVRKGINGEILGIDGIAQDITERLTYQTHLVEALAKEKQLNALKTNLISTVSHQFRTPLTVIQSSTELLQLYMRKQEIESPKTQKLTNRVVDTVLYMNEMVDDILFFRSLEENPQLEPQCTEQSFSVFITNLVTKYNPLIKGDKTILLDQIGEEKTFSFDEKIMGHVFGNLLSNAIKYTPPHCASPKIKVEYHTNYLNAFIIDHGIGINKEDITKLFTPFFRGENTKNYKGTGLGLVIAKEYLQSHRGAIRVESVEGEGTTFKIRLPYQRG from the coding sequence ATGTTTGTAGGGATTTCTACCATATATCTCAAAGTAGAGCTAAGTACACTGAATACGCTGATCATTATTTTTCAATGTGTCAGTTTTGTATTGCTGTTCTCCGAATACACTTTTAGAATAGGCCTTTATACCCTCTGGTTTATTCCACTTTTTAGCTTTATCTATTCTTGGTCGGGTATTGTTGGAAGTATACAAGGGGGAGTCGCTTCAATGATCGTTTCTTTGATTGCCCTCATCTTCATTATCCGTAATCGTACTCAGAAATTATTTGTAGTAGCAGGCCTAATAACCTATTTGATTATAGCTGTTGCCTTAAATAATGTATTCATGCTTACTGCAATGACTACTGCAGGAGGTATTTTTGAGATATTAAAGTTTGTGCTCATTTTTCTTGTGATGACTCACATTGGGGTATTATTAGTTTATATCACAAATCAAATAGACTCTCAGAGTGAGAAGATCAATGAGAACAACAAGCAACTTTACATTCAGACTACCAAGTACGAACAACTAATCAAATCAATCAAGGAAGATTATTTTCTTTTTAGTGAAAACACAGATGGCAAACTGAGTTATGTAAGTCCATCTTACTTTACAGTATTAGGTTATGATGAAGTAAAAACAATGGATGAAATCATCTCTGAAGATGAAGAAGTATTGAGGTGGATTCATACACGAAATCGACTTTTGAAAGGAACTACGGATACGGTAACACTAAACTTTAAAGTAAAAAGCCAGAAAAATGAGAAAGGAGTTAGTGTACTTAAGGTTCAGCAAAATGTGAGGAAAGGTATAAATGGTGAAATCTTAGGTATTGATGGAATCGCTCAAGATATTACAGAAAGACTGACATATCAAACACATTTGGTTGAAGCACTGGCAAAAGAAAAACAATTAAATGCTTTAAAAACAAACCTAATCTCTACGGTGTCTCATCAATTTAGAACACCGCTTACAGTCATTCAATCTTCAACTGAGCTTTTACAGTTATACATGAGAAAGCAGGAGATTGAATCGCCTAAAACGCAAAAGTTAACTAACCGTGTTGTAGATACAGTTCTTTACATGAATGAAATGGTTGACGATATTTTATTCTTTAGGTCATTAGAAGAAAATCCTCAATTGGAACCTCAGTGTACTGAACAATCTTTTTCTGTATTTATAACAAATTTAGTTACTAAGTACAATCCTCTGATAAAAGGAGATAAAACAATTCTATTAGACCAAATTGGTGAAGAAAAGACTTTCTCATTTGATGAAAAAATAATGGGGCATGTCTTTGGGAACCTACTTTCTAATGCGATAAAGTATACCCCACCCCACTGTGCCAGTCCAAAAATAAAGGTAGAGTATCATACAAACTATTTGAATGCCTTTATCATCGATCATGGAATCGGAATTAATAAAGAAGATATTACTAAACTTTTTACACCTTTTTTTAGAGGAGAAAATACCAAAAACTATAAAGGGACAGGACTTGGGCTAGTGATCGCAAAGGAGTACCTGCAATCTCATAGAGGGGCAATTAGGGTAGAGAGTGTTGAGGGAGAAGGAACGACTTTTAAAATCAGACTCCCTTACCAAAGAGGCTAG
- a CDS encoding 1-deoxy-D-xylulose-5-phosphate reductoisomerase, with amino-acid sequence MEQKGIAILGATGSIGTQTLEVIAEQADRFRVEVLTAGNNAALLIEQSKEFKPRKVVIGNENKYAEVKEALASFDIEVLAGNDALSEVVQDDRVDIVLTALVGYVGLKPTIAAIEAKKDIALANKETLVVAGEIIMQMAREHGVHIHPVDSEHSAIYQCLTGEEQNPIEKIILTASGGPFRGRTKDQLLGVTKEQALKHPNWDMGAKITIDSASLMNKGLEVIEAKWLFDLNADQIDVIVHPQSIIHSMVQFEDGSIKAQMGLPDMKLPIQYALGYPQRLKSSFERFDFTHYPSLTFEKPDTNTFRNLHLAFAALDKGGNMPCILNAANEIAVARFLRDEIDFLALAEVNEACMEKTSFIQNPSYEDYVATDEEARRIATELSL; translated from the coding sequence ATGGAGCAGAAAGGTATTGCGATACTAGGTGCAACAGGGTCTATCGGTACGCAAACATTGGAAGTGATAGCAGAGCAAGCAGATCGCTTCAGAGTAGAGGTACTTACAGCAGGTAACAATGCCGCTTTACTTATAGAACAAAGCAAGGAATTCAAGCCAAGAAAAGTAGTTATTGGCAACGAAAATAAATATGCAGAGGTAAAGGAAGCTTTAGCGTCTTTTGACATTGAAGTATTGGCAGGGAATGATGCATTGTCTGAAGTAGTTCAAGATGATCGAGTTGATATTGTATTGACAGCTTTAGTGGGCTATGTTGGGTTAAAACCAACAATTGCAGCTATTGAAGCAAAAAAAGATATTGCCTTAGCCAATAAAGAAACATTGGTTGTCGCCGGTGAAATCATCATGCAAATGGCGAGAGAACACGGAGTGCATATTCATCCCGTAGACTCAGAGCATTCAGCTATTTATCAATGTTTGACTGGCGAAGAACAAAACCCAATTGAGAAAATTATCCTGACCGCCTCAGGAGGTCCTTTCAGAGGCAGAACAAAAGATCAGCTTTTAGGCGTAACTAAAGAACAAGCACTAAAACACCCGAACTGGGATATGGGAGCTAAAATCACGATTGATTCGGCATCTCTTATGAACAAAGGTTTGGAAGTTATAGAAGCTAAGTGGTTGTTTGATCTTAATGCAGATCAGATTGATGTAATTGTTCACCCTCAATCCATAATTCACTCAATGGTTCAGTTTGAAGATGGAAGTATCAAAGCACAGATGGGCTTGCCAGATATGAAGCTTCCAATTCAATACGCACTCGGATATCCACAAAGATTGAAATCTTCTTTTGAAAGGTTTGACTTTACGCATTATCCGAGCCTTACTTTTGAGAAACCAGATACAAATACCTTTAGAAATTTACATCTTGCGTTTGCTGCGCTAGATAAAGGTGGAAATATGCCTTGTATTTTGAATGCAGCAAATGAAATAGCTGTTGCTCGTTTCTTGAGAGATGAAATAGACTTCTTGGCTTTGGCAGAAGTCAACGAGGCTTGTATGGAAAAGACGAGTTTTATACAAAATCCTTCTTATGAAGATTATGTGGCTACAGACGAAGAAGCAAGACGAATTGCGACGGAGTTGAGCTTATAA
- a CDS encoding rhodanese-like domain-containing protein, with amino-acid sequence MLDFIKNLFGGGTTGFTELTSDEFEAALKDGQKKMILDVRSAFEFKDQKIHQALNVDIQHPDFDTKLAHFDHEKPVYVYCQSGSRGRKACRKLVQLGYKNIYNLKGGISQYDGKTV; translated from the coding sequence ATGTTAGATTTTATCAAGAACCTTTTCGGAGGGGGAACAACAGGCTTCACTGAACTAACTTCAGATGAATTTGAGGCGGCTTTGAAAGATGGGCAAAAAAAGATGATTTTGGATGTCCGTAGTGCATTTGAGTTTAAAGATCAGAAGATCCACCAAGCACTTAATGTAGATATCCAACATCCTGATTTTGATACTAAATTAGCTCATTTCGATCACGAAAAACCAGTTTATGTTTACTGTCAATCGGGAAGTAGAGGACGCAAAGCTTGCAGAAAACTAGTACAACTAGGATACAAAAACATTTATAACTTGAAAGGTGGTATTTCTCAATACGATGGGAAAACAGTCTAA
- a CDS encoding 2-C-methyl-D-erythritol 4-phosphate cytidylyltransferase has product MSQSKFAIIVAGGIGSRMKSTVPKQFIDLDGKPILMYTLEKFYTTVEDIKIILTLPEEEIKTWENLCEKHNFQIPHQVRKGGETRFHSVKNGLNAIEKKIGLVAVHDGVRPFVNPDVILTSYQVAETNGAAITAVALKDSIRKVDGNNSFAQDRSIFRLVQTPQTFQVELLKKAYEQEFVNTFTDDASVVEAMGQKVELIDGNYENIKITTPEDLLVAKAFLK; this is encoded by the coding sequence ATGAGCCAATCAAAATTTGCCATTATAGTAGCCGGAGGAATAGGTAGCCGCATGAAAAGCACTGTACCTAAGCAATTTATAGACTTAGACGGCAAACCAATTCTGATGTATACCCTTGAGAAGTTTTATACAACGGTTGAAGATATTAAGATCATTCTTACTCTACCAGAAGAGGAAATAAAGACATGGGAAAATTTGTGTGAAAAGCATAATTTTCAAATTCCTCATCAAGTTCGTAAAGGTGGAGAAACGCGTTTTCATTCTGTGAAAAATGGTTTGAATGCTATTGAAAAAAAAATAGGTTTAGTAGCTGTTCATGATGGCGTAAGACCATTTGTAAATCCAGATGTCATTTTAACTTCTTATCAAGTAGCAGAGACAAATGGTGCCGCAATTACGGCTGTTGCACTAAAGGATTCTATCCGAAAAGTAGATGGGAATAATTCTTTTGCTCAAGACCGTAGCATTTTCCGTTTGGTACAAACCCCACAAACTTTTCAAGTTGAATTACTCAAAAAGGCTTATGAACAAGAGTTTGTAAACACCTTTACCGACGATGCTAGTGTTGTGGAGGCAATGGGGCAAAAAGTAGAGTTGATTGATGGAAATTATGAAAACATCAAAATTACAACGCCAGAAGATTTACTTGTGGCTAAAGCTTTTCTGAAATAA